The sequence CACAGTATGTTAGAACTCCATATATAGAGATTAGAGAGACCTGAAATAGTATAACCTGAGAGACTTTATGTCTTTATCAATAATTTCGCAACAAGGGAAGGCTTTTGCAGAAAGTAGTTACAATATATCTGGCACAAAGTTTCAGTTTAATACCAGAGTGAATGAATGCGAAACGAGCATTGATAATGGAAGTCAACATTATTACAATAACAATATCAATCTGGTAGAGACATACAGCTGTAAAATAAGAAAGCATGCCTCTGGAAAACTGGCAGTAATTGGTTACAGGCTTACAGCACTTGATTAATGAAGAGTACATTTAGTGTACAACCTTCTTCATATTGTGGGTTGTTTGCTTCAACCAGTGGCAAGGAAGAAATACTGGGTTCACAGTGGAAAGTAAAAGAAAGGAATGTACCCTACAACTATCCGGGTGCTTTGGAGGTATGGTATCATTTCAAGGAAAAAGAGGGGTTGGGGCGGGGGGATTAATTCAAGGCTTTGGCTTAGACATATGACAAGGCATTGAATTCTCCTATTACCAGAATTGGGAAGTAAGGCAAAAGTTACTTTCTGAGATATTAAAGAATTATTATTTGCTTGTATCCAAGTACTAAGCCACTAAGAATGTGTTAATAGTAATATTCTCTGCCTTCTTTATAAATATGCAAGGCAAGGGATGCTCTTTCCCATTTTATCTAGTTCCAGGTGCATCTAATATTTTATGCCTAAAGTTGGATATCAAGTAGAGAAGATGGATGGAAGTCCAATACCTGATGATGATAACGGACGACTTGTTACCATACTTAGCATTGATGGAGGAGGGGTACGTGGTGTTATCCCAGGGTATATTCTAGCCTTCCTTGAGGCCGAACTTCAGGTAGGATACTTAGCTTACTTTCTTGCCATCCTTCAAGGAAAGTAGGCACCAAAATGGTGTGAGGAATAAgtcgaatttaattttgatatgttgaCATTATCATCTAATGAAAAATACATTCTTTTCTATAAATATTCAAGTGAAGTAAAGAATTACTATCCAAAtgaattaacatgaataagtttTCTGTGCACGGTTGGATTTTAGCAAAGATCCAACCGAACATAATAGATGGATGAAAGCAATTAATTCAAGTTAAAGAGCACCTTCGTTAGAATATTGGGCAATCTAACAACATTAATATTAGTGCACAACTCCTAATTGAATGAATATGTGGGAGTCATCACTGTCACTACTTTCAGTATGGACTGGGTAACCTTGTTGTTCCCAtttttctctgcagaaacttgaTGGTGCAGATGCGCGGATAGTGGACTACTTTGATTATATTGCAGGGGCAAGCACTGGGGGGATCGTGACAGCAATGCTTACAAAGCCATCCACACAAGATGGCCAACCCTGTGCTGCAAAAGAAATCAATACATTTTATCGTGAAAAAGgcccaaaaatattttctgaagaAGCAGAGAATTTGAATATCTCCAAACAATATGTCGAAAggtataattatactaatttaggctCAGTGTGGCTAATTAAATCGTGAGGAGATAGTGTGGCTTAGCTTTGATTCTATGTTACCAAGTGCCATGCCTTCTCAGCATTAATGGCTGGTTTCCAATGGATTTTATTTATGACTTGCAGTTATGTCTCTCGTCTAGAAGAATCTGAATCAACGTGGTTTCGCAAGAAGATAAAGGGCTGTATATCACGGGCTATGAAAGTTGGGGCGTGGCTTGGGGCAAAGTCATTGGCTTCTCTATATAGCAGCGAGCCTCTTGAAGAAGCAATCACTGAGATTCTTGGAGATTTTCGCTTGGCTGATACTTTGACAAATGTTGTTATTCCTGCTTATGACGTGGCTCGCCTCCAGCCTGTCATATTCTCTACACAGCAGGTGGGTATGGTTATGGTCTTCCTAAGCTTGTATATATTGTTGAGTTCCATCCGTTGCTACATTGCCAAATGCCAAATCCATGCATGCAGGCTAAGAGGAAGAAATCTGCTGTAAAGTTGGCTGATGTGATCATGAGCACAACTGCTGCTCCTTATTATTTCCGTCCACATAAGTTCTCTGTTGGTGGTGAAAATTATACTCTAATTGATGGCGGAATAGCAGCCAACAATCCTGTAATACACTATAACCTATCCTCCTCTTTTTCATTCTACAATTCACCAATTAATGTGTGTGGGTTCGCACTCTTTTGTCTAAGTGTGATTCATCAAATATGATGTTATGGATCATTCAgacaatctttgccatgaatgaaGTGTCAAGGATGAATGCACACAAGACAAGTACTGCAATTGAAGATCCAGATTACAGTAAATTCTTGGTTCTGTCTCTCGGGACGGGCAGTGGAAAGCTAGATGGTCATGAAGTTCTAGATGGAGGTTTACTAGGTTGGTTTAACCCGCTAACAGGATCGCCACCATTGGTTGACGTTCTCTTCAGAGCTTCTGATGCCATGGTAGACAGGTGCACGTCACTTATACTAGGGCGACACAACTGTCTGCACAATTTCCTCCGAGTTCAGGTATGTCGACCCCATAAAGTAAACTTAGCATTTCACATTTTCAATTATTGATATTGCAACTGCTTAATGAGGCAATGATGCATGGTTCCGCACCAGGATTCCACTTTGCCCGGCAACCAAACCAAGTTACATGATGCAAGCAAAGACAACAT is a genomic window of Arachis ipaensis cultivar K30076 chromosome B06, Araip1.1, whole genome shotgun sequence containing:
- the LOC107646052 gene encoding patatin-like protein 2, which translates into the protein MPKVGYQVEKMDGSPIPDDDNGRLVTILSIDGGGVRGVIPGYILAFLEAELQKLDGADARIVDYFDYIAGASTGGIVTAMLTKPSTQDGQPCAAKEINTFYREKGPKIFSEEAENLNISKQYVESYVSRLEESESTWFRKKIKGCISRAMKVGAWLGAKSLASLYSSEPLEEAITEILGDFRLADTLTNVVIPAYDVARLQPVIFSTQQAKRKKSAVKLADVIMSTTAAPYYFRPHKFSVGGENYTLIDGGIAANNPCDSSNMMLWIIQTIFAMNEVSRMNAHKTSTAIEDPDYSKFLVLSLGTGSGKLDGHEVLDGGLLGWFNPLTGSPPLVDVLFRASDAMVDRCTSLILGRHNCLHNFLRVQDSTLPGNQTKLHDASKDNIDALESIAKELLNQSIKVVNPASGLHETPNGSLFVNGRVPTNREAITCFARRLSAERRRRAEQ